The DNA segment TGTTAAAACTTACTGCCATAGAAGCGGAATTAAATTAATAGAGATTGATCTGAAGGATGGAGTTACTGATCTTGAAAATCTCAAAAATGCAATGACAGAAAATTGTGCAGGTATTTTAATTCAGCATCCGAATTTTTTCGGATCCCTTGAATCTGTAAGGGAAATTGCTGAACTGGCACATAAAGCGGGTGCATTATTTACAGTGTCTGTTGATCCCATCTCCCTTGGAATTCTATCTCCTCCGGGAGATTATGGCGCGGACATTGTAACAGGAGAAGCGCAGGTTTTTGGAAATGCTATGGGTTTTGGAGGGCCTTATGTCGGGATTTTTGCAGCGACAAAAGCCCTGGTCCGAAAAATACCAGGCAGAATTGCCGGTATGACAGAAGATACCGAAGGCAGAAGAGGGTTTGTTCTTACACTGCAGACACGTGAGCAGCACATCAGAAGAGAGCGTGCAACGTCAAATATCTGTTCAAATGAGCAGCTCTGTGCACTTGCTGCAACTGTGTACATGACGCTTATGGGCAAGCAGGGTATACCTTCTGTTGCGGATATGAGCATGCAGAAGGCTCATTACATGTCTGAAACTCTTTTAAAAATAGATGGTGTAGAGCTTTTGTTCAGGCAGCCGTTTTTTAAAGAGTTCGCAGTTAAACTTCCTTTGCCTGCATCAGAAGTCATTGAAAAGATGAAGGATAAAAATATTTTTGCGGGAATTGATCTTTCCATTTTTGATTATAATATTGATAATGGATTATTAATTGCTGTTACTGAAAAACGTACAAAGCAGGAAATTGATGCTTATGCAGAGATTTTTTCCGGAATTGTAAGTATATAGATAATTGTAAGAAAAAAGCCTGCTTATTTCAGCAGGCTTTTTTATAAATTAAAAAAAGCAAAGCTTCTAAAATTATTTTCGCCCTAAGTACACCTTGAGCCGAAGAGGGGAAAGTCCTTGCTTTGAGTAATGTCAGGTATACAAAAAATCAAAGTGATATTTTTCCTTCAATGTCTATCAGGTCTATTACCTTGCTTTTTTTCTCAATGATTTTATCTTCAATTTTCCATGCATCTGCAAGAATTGCTTCTGCTTCATTAAGCAGAATTTTATTTGATGTGTATAATGTTGCCAGTTTACCGCCTTCTTCTACTTGATCCCCGATTTTTTTATGAAGAACAATGCCTGCTCCCGGGTCAATCCTGTCTGTAACTTTTATTCTGCCTGCACCTAAGTGCCCTGCTGCTATGCCTATTTTTAATGCGTCTTCTGCGCTAATAAAACCTTTACGCCCTGCTGTAATAACTCGTGCATATTTCGGTAATGCATAAGATTCCGGATCATCAACAAAGGAAACATCCCCGCCCTGGATAATAACCATCTCTCTGAAAAGTTCAAAACCTTTCCCGGATTCAAGAACTTTTAAAATCTGCTCTTTTCCCTGCTCAATGGATTTTGCCTTTTTGCCAAGCACAAGCATAAGCCCGCCGAGAGCTGTTGTTACCTCCATAACATCATCAGGGCCCTGGCCTTTTAAAGCAAGTATGGACTCTTTTGTCTCAAGCCAGTTCCCGACTGTAAAACCGAGAGGCTCGTTCATTTCTGTTAAAAGGGCAATTGTGTGCATTCCTGACATGTCCCCAAGCCGGACCAATGCTTCGGCAAGTTTTCTTGTCTTATCGTCAGATTTTAAAAAAGCTCCGCTTCCCATTTTTACATCAAGCACGAGGCCTTTTGCTCCTTCAGCCTTTTTTTTACTTATAATGGAAGCGCAGATAAGAGGAATTGAAGGTACTGTTGCGGTAACATCTCTTAATGCATACATCTTTTTATCTGCAGGAACGAGCTGTCCTGTCTGTCCTGTCATCGCAAAACCGATTTTTTTAATTTCATCTCTGAATTTATCTATAGTAAGATTAGTACGCAGGCCGGGAATTGCTTCTAACTTATCAAGAGTGCCTCCTGTGTGGCCAAGGCCCCGTCCTGACATCATAGGCACGGAAACTCCTGCTCCTGCAACAAGGGGGGCCAGAATAAGGGATATTTTATCGCCGACTCCTCCTGTTGAATGCTTGTCAACGAGAGGAGTACCAAGGCCTGAAAGATCTACTGTTTTTCCGGAATTTATCATTGCTCTGGTCAGCAGCATGACTTCCTCTTTGGTCATACCATTAAAATATACTGCCATTAAAAAAGCGCTCATCTGATAATCCGGTATACTGCCTTTTGTATACTTGTCAATCATCCATGAAATCTGGCCTTTGGTTAAAGGCTTTCCGTCTCTCTTTTGAGTAATTATACTCACAAAATCCATTATGCTTTTACCTTAGTTATCTTGTTTTTGAGTAGCTCCCGTAACAATCTCTATTCCACTGCTTGTGCCAATCCTGCCGGCTCCTGCTTCAATCATATCACAAAACTTTTTATATG comes from the bacterium genome and includes:
- the gcvPA gene encoding aminomethyl-transferring glycine dehydrogenase subunit GcvPA, coding for MPFIPTTEENRREMLKTIGVSDFEELLNSIPGEIRFKGDYNLPEPLSEYEVTKLLKEISQKNLHSGNSVCFLGGGAYDHFIPAAVGHIVSRPEFYTAYTPYQAEVSQGTLQAIYEYQSMICELTGMDVANASMYDGASAFAEAALLSSNHTRRTDILISKSVHPYYRKVVKTYCHRSGIKLIEIDLKDGVTDLENLKNAMTENCAGILIQHPNFFGSLESVREIAELAHKAGALFTVSVDPISLGILSPPGDYGADIVTGEAQVFGNAMGFGGPYVGIFAATKALVRKIPGRIAGMTEDTEGRRGFVLTLQTREQHIRRERATSNICSNEQLCALAATVYMTLMGKQGIPSVADMSMQKAHYMSETLLKIDGVELLFRQPFFKEFAVKLPLPASEVIEKMKDKNIFAGIDLSIFDYNIDNGLLIAVTEKRTKQEIDAYAEIFSGIVSI
- a CDS encoding thymidine phosphorylase, whose amino-acid sequence is MDFVSIITQKRDGKPLTKGQISWMIDKYTKGSIPDYQMSAFLMAVYFNGMTKEEVMLLTRAMINSGKTVDLSGLGTPLVDKHSTGGVGDKISLILAPLVAGAGVSVPMMSGRGLGHTGGTLDKLEAIPGLRTNLTIDKFRDEIKKIGFAMTGQTGQLVPADKKMYALRDVTATVPSIPLICASIISKKKAEGAKGLVLDVKMGSGAFLKSDDKTRKLAEALVRLGDMSGMHTIALLTEMNEPLGFTVGNWLETKESILALKGQGPDDVMEVTTALGGLMLVLGKKAKSIEQGKEQILKVLESGKGFELFREMVIIQGGDVSFVDDPESYALPKYARVITAGRKGFISAEDALKIGIAAGHLGAGRIKVTDRIDPGAGIVLHKKIGDQVEEGGKLATLYTSNKILLNEAEAILADAWKIEDKIIEKKSKVIDLIDIEGKISL